The Brasilonema sennae CENA114 genome includes a region encoding these proteins:
- a CDS encoding serine hydrolase, producing the protein MRLSFLLASVVSIVLLSSPVKAARLQSWYFDPVQNQLDITTDSGVQPKAFLINNPMRLVIDLPGTTNLNENTIRKNLGSAIREIRLGQVDSETTRLVVELAPGYTVSPEKLLIQGDSSSHWIVKFSSIERAAIGDAQATVVNTSVGEEQIPLQIGAISTFAGVVPLGKELLQLSSPLKTLMARYSFLSPGMFFLDLDTGNYLDFNGEKVFPAASTIKFPILVALFQEVDAGRVKLNETLVVRRDLKSEAEGSGVLQFKPVGTKLSVLDTATKMITISDNTATNMIIDRLGGMAKLNERFRSWGLQNTVIRRQLGDFKGTNTTSPKDLVRLSALVANNKLLSSTSHSQALGIMRRVENKRLLPAGLGKGAVIAHKTGTLGVLLGDAGIIELPSGKRYLAGILVKRPFGDTRARDFISQVSKLVYAYLDQPKVTSSVSQ; encoded by the coding sequence ATGAGACTTAGTTTCCTGTTAGCTAGCGTCGTCAGTATTGTACTGTTATCTTCTCCAGTCAAAGCGGCTCGCTTGCAATCTTGGTATTTCGACCCCGTTCAAAATCAACTAGATATAACTACTGATTCTGGAGTACAACCAAAAGCTTTTTTAATCAATAACCCGATGAGACTTGTTATTGATTTGCCAGGAACAACAAATCTAAACGAGAATACAATCCGTAAAAATCTTGGCTCAGCAATTCGAGAGATTCGGCTTGGACAAGTAGACTCCGAGACAACCAGATTAGTTGTTGAATTAGCGCCTGGTTACACAGTTTCCCCAGAAAAATTATTGATTCAGGGAGATTCTTCCTCACATTGGATAGTAAAATTCTCCTCAATTGAGCGTGCAGCTATCGGTGATGCACAAGCGACAGTCGTAAATACCAGCGTTGGAGAAGAACAAATTCCCCTCCAAATCGGTGCTATTTCGACCTTTGCTGGAGTTGTCCCCTTGGGAAAGGAATTGTTGCAGCTCAGTTCTCCACTGAAAACACTGATGGCTCGCTACAGCTTTCTCTCACCAGGAATGTTTTTTCTAGATTTGGACACAGGCAACTATTTGGACTTCAATGGAGAGAAGGTATTTCCAGCTGCTAGCACCATTAAGTTTCCAATTCTAGTTGCTTTATTTCAGGAGGTTGATGCAGGTAGAGTCAAGCTGAATGAAACCTTAGTCGTGCGGCGTGACTTGAAGTCTGAAGCTGAAGGTTCTGGAGTCTTGCAGTTCAAACCTGTGGGAACCAAACTGAGTGTTTTAGATACTGCTACAAAGATGATTACTATAAGTGATAATACTGCCACCAATATGATTATTGACCGTTTAGGTGGTATGGCTAAGTTAAACGAGCGGTTTCGTAGTTGGGGATTGCAAAACACTGTGATTCGTCGTCAGTTAGGCGACTTTAAGGGGACTAACACAACCAGTCCCAAAGACTTAGTCAGACTCTCGGCGTTAGTTGCAAATAACAAGCTGCTTAGTAGTACAAGCCACTCCCAGGCTTTGGGAATCATGCGTCGCGTGGAAAACAAAAGATTGCTACCAGCTGGACTTGGTAAAGGTGCAGTCATTGCTCACAAAACAGGAACTCTTGGAGTTCTCCTTGGGGATGCAGGGATCATTGAGTTACCATCCGGTAAGCGATATTTAGCAGGCATTTTGGTGAAAAGACCTTTTGGTGATACAAGAGCCAGAGACTTTATTAGTCAAGTTTCTAAGCTCGTTTATGCCTATCTAGACCAACCGAAAGTAACTAGTAGTGTGTCTCAATAG